The following proteins are encoded in a genomic region of Spirosoma sp. SC4-14:
- a CDS encoding sugar phosphate isomerase/epimerase: MMNRRTFLGTAAGSLALAQQVSLADMPHQKPLVSAHVWVFSSDMPKYDCFSVLDSVFADVKYAGFDGIELMDVALHHDDSVAKIGDLMQKTGVSLIGASHGQSMWDKNKQAENVDIAGKVIERIAKLNGRVLGLSVGDARRKKTPEEFDVQAETLKQIQTIGKQYKVVPNLHNHTYEVENGLYDLTNTLQRVPDIALGPDLDWLFQAKVDVPTFLKTYADKIVYMHLRDHLWTGVWSEALGEGIMDFGAIARQLKQLGYTGDMTVELAFPYGYKPTRPIRESLKMSRQVVKKQFGV; the protein is encoded by the coding sequence AAAACCGCTGGTGAGTGCTCATGTATGGGTATTCTCGTCCGATATGCCAAAGTATGACTGTTTTTCAGTGCTCGACAGCGTCTTTGCCGATGTGAAATACGCCGGGTTTGACGGCATTGAATTGATGGATGTAGCCTTACACCATGACGATTCCGTCGCGAAAATTGGCGATCTGATGCAGAAAACCGGCGTATCGCTGATTGGGGCATCGCATGGGCAGAGCATGTGGGACAAAAACAAACAGGCCGAAAACGTAGACATTGCTGGAAAAGTCATCGAACGAATTGCGAAACTAAACGGGCGGGTATTGGGCCTGTCAGTCGGGGATGCCCGACGCAAAAAGACGCCCGAGGAGTTCGACGTACAGGCTGAGACGCTGAAACAGATTCAGACCATCGGCAAACAATATAAGGTCGTTCCGAACCTGCACAACCATACCTACGAAGTAGAGAATGGGCTATATGATCTGACAAATACCCTGCAACGTGTACCCGACATTGCCCTGGGCCCTGACCTCGACTGGCTATTTCAGGCCAAAGTCGACGTGCCCACCTTCCTGAAAACCTACGCGGATAAGATTGTGTACATGCACCTGCGCGACCACCTTTGGACGGGTGTCTGGTCGGAAGCGCTGGGCGAAGGCATTATGGACTTCGGAGCGATTGCTCGCCAGTTGAAACAGCTTGGCTATACGGGCGATATGACCGTCGAATTGGCTTTTCCATATGGGTACAAGCCCACCCGGCCCATTCGTGAAAGCCTGAAAATGAGTCGACAGGTGGTAAAAAAACAGTTTGGTGTATAA